From a single Pseudomonas triticicola genomic region:
- a CDS encoding SLATT domain-containing protein yields MKKDSVWFTYKARIQAHKRLEWLDFHSQLLLVWYAILSTALGVLTIRHSTILGPDTDVMATILSVALLGISLAVANRDFRGRAMLMRTNYLALQKLHRGLPEGSPTSPPPPPTPEQISRYDELLAESENHREIDDRIARVFATGATTRPLTGFEYFSAALWLTMRFLITTLLYALPVLAGLYAYWNRP; encoded by the coding sequence GTGAAAAAGGATAGCGTCTGGTTCACTTACAAGGCACGTATTCAGGCTCATAAGCGCCTGGAGTGGCTGGACTTTCACTCGCAGCTCTTGTTGGTATGGTACGCGATCCTCAGCACGGCGTTGGGGGTGCTGACTATCAGACACAGCACCATCCTTGGCCCAGATACCGATGTCATGGCGACGATCCTTTCGGTTGCGCTGCTCGGCATTTCGCTTGCGGTTGCGAACCGCGACTTTCGGGGCCGCGCAATGCTGATGCGCACCAACTATCTTGCGCTGCAGAAGCTCCATCGGGGACTGCCCGAAGGCTCGCCCACCTCCCCACCCCCTCCACCAACGCCCGAACAGATCAGCAGATATGACGAACTGCTGGCTGAATCGGAAAATCATCGGGAAATCGATGATCGAATCGCGCGTGTTTTTGCGACCGGGGCCACCACTCGCCCCCTCACAGGCTTTGAGTATTTTTCTGCCGCGCTCTGGCTGACCATGCGATTTCTGATCACGACGCTTCTTTACGCTCTTCCCGTGTTGGCAGGCCTCTATGCTTACTGGAACCGGCCATGA
- a CDS encoding histidine phosphatase family protein encodes MRHGESAANAGAATLDHASIPLTEKGIEQAKRVAQSVGRAPDLIVTSPFSRARASADATISIFPDAPFEIWQIEEFTYLDPTRCMNTTVGQRKAWVEQYWANADPSYIDGEGAESFLGFVGRARSFLDRLSTHPAQDILVFSHGQFLNAVAWLIERKPLLVDAQAMIEWRKYEIDNHVSNGCGYVVARALGDSSWSVNAPVDIDGVVNLNNLRARSPMP; translated from the coding sequence GTGCGTCATGGAGAAAGCGCAGCCAATGCCGGTGCAGCCACCCTTGATCACGCAAGTATCCCGCTCACCGAAAAAGGCATTGAACAAGCTAAACGAGTGGCGCAATCCGTCGGCCGCGCACCTGATTTAATCGTCACCTCCCCTTTCTCAAGGGCTCGAGCGAGCGCGGATGCGACCATCTCCATATTCCCTGATGCTCCATTTGAGATATGGCAAATCGAGGAGTTCACCTACCTAGATCCGACCAGGTGCATGAACACTACCGTAGGGCAACGGAAGGCATGGGTCGAACAGTATTGGGCGAACGCAGATCCGTCCTATATTGATGGAGAAGGTGCTGAGTCGTTTCTGGGGTTTGTTGGCCGCGCACGATCATTCCTAGATCGCCTCTCCACTCACCCGGCGCAAGACATCCTAGTCTTTTCGCACGGGCAATTTCTCAATGCGGTAGCTTGGCTCATCGAGCGTAAGCCACTCCTGGTTGATGCCCAAGCGATGATCGAGTGGCGCAAGTACGAGATCGATAATCACGTTTCTAATGGCTGTGGGTATGTCGTGGCCCGTGCTCTAGGCGATTCCTCGTGGTCAGTGAATGCTCCAGTCGACATAGATGGCGTGGTTAATCTCAACAATCTCCGAGCAAGGTCTCCTATGCCATGA
- a CDS encoding reverse transcriptase domain-containing protein, translating to MSAAKSFKKIFTQKRLQEIYTDRIKNSGAIGLDRVRPANLDKHLTAELDHIVEKVHRGEYRFTAYKEKLILKGASSPPRQLSIPTARDRIVLRALCNCLSDVFPTAKLTLPQTVIDSLKTALNSGAYAEYAKIDLKSFYPSIPHELVTAATQKKIRKPEFRQLITDALTTPTVSDSKGSKGAERPTVGVPQGLAISNVLAEIALQSIDSLFDARTGIWYKRYVDDILILGSAGVARSTAQELIAELKALKLNPHDFEPGSKSKVESLTDPFSFLGYQIEGGEVLVRHESILRFESSIAKIFTAYRHKLATARRPADKERALAYCQWKLNLRITGCIFKGKRLGWAAYFCQITTTSQLRAINHTVRKLTNRFCPSGEIHPKSLIKTFYELQRGMKANNGYIPNLDALKVSQKREMLAMWLGDVALTLSDAEVERRFEIKASKAVRELEEDIAQTS from the coding sequence ATGAGCGCGGCGAAAAGCTTCAAAAAAATCTTTACCCAAAAGCGTTTACAAGAAATCTACACCGACAGGATCAAAAACTCCGGGGCCATTGGCCTCGACCGAGTGCGCCCGGCTAACCTCGATAAGCACTTGACCGCTGAGCTTGATCACATCGTCGAGAAGGTTCACCGGGGGGAGTATCGTTTCACGGCCTACAAGGAAAAATTGATTCTAAAAGGCGCATCGTCACCACCTCGGCAATTATCAATTCCCACCGCCAGGGACAGAATCGTCCTGCGCGCGTTGTGCAACTGCCTATCAGACGTTTTCCCCACGGCCAAACTCACACTTCCCCAGACTGTCATCGACTCCCTGAAAACTGCGCTGAATTCCGGTGCCTATGCCGAATACGCCAAGATCGATCTTAAGAGCTTTTACCCGTCCATTCCTCACGAACTGGTAACCGCAGCAACACAGAAGAAAATCCGGAAACCCGAGTTCAGACAGTTGATCACCGACGCGCTCACAACCCCCACGGTTTCAGACTCCAAGGGGAGTAAAGGAGCCGAGCGTCCTACAGTGGGCGTACCGCAAGGGCTCGCAATTTCAAATGTGCTTGCCGAGATTGCGTTACAGAGCATTGATAGTCTTTTCGACGCTCGGACGGGAATTTGGTACAAACGTTACGTTGACGACATTCTGATCTTAGGGTCGGCAGGCGTGGCCCGCTCGACTGCCCAAGAGCTCATCGCAGAATTGAAGGCTTTGAAGCTCAATCCGCATGACTTTGAACCAGGATCAAAGTCCAAGGTGGAGAGCTTGACCGACCCCTTTAGCTTTCTTGGGTATCAGATCGAAGGCGGTGAAGTGCTTGTTCGTCACGAGAGCATTCTCAGATTCGAGTCTTCGATCGCCAAAATCTTCACGGCATACCGGCACAAGCTGGCGACAGCCCGACGTCCTGCTGACAAAGAGCGCGCCCTCGCCTACTGTCAGTGGAAATTGAACCTCAGGATCACCGGCTGCATATTCAAAGGTAAGCGCCTGGGCTGGGCTGCCTACTTCTGCCAGATCACCACGACTTCCCAATTGCGTGCCATCAATCACACGGTGAGAAAGCTCACAAACCGCTTTTGCCCCAGCGGTGAGATCCATCCAAAGTCTCTGATCAAGACCTTCTACGAGCTGCAGAGGGGCATGAAAGCCAACAACGGCTACATCCCGAACCTCGATGCGCTCAAGGTCAGCCAGAAGCGCGAGATGCTTGCCATGTGGCTTGGCGATGTCGCGCTAACGTTGAGCGACGCGGAAGTAGAGCGCCGCTTTGAAATCAAAGCCAGCAAGGCTGTGCGGGAGTTGGAAGAGGATATCGCTCAAACCTCCTGA